From the genome of Bacteroidota bacterium:
AACCAAGAGATGGGGATCGGCGTTCTTGTTTTGTTGTATACGACACAGAACAGTTTACTGCAAATTTTATTCGAGTGGAATATGATATCGAAAAAGCTCGCACAAATATTCTAGATGCCGGTTTGCCTCAAAAGCTAGCCGATCGATTATTGATTGGGGTATAAGTGTAAAAAAGCAACTCTTTTAATTCTATGATAAAAGAAAAAATTTCACTCATCGAAGAGCGATTTGAAATCCTCCGACGCCGTTCTGGTCTTATTATTGCGCCGATAATTTTTCTTATTATTTATTTCTTACCTATATCCATACTCAATGAACAGACGCATTCACTTGCAGCACTAGTAAGTTTGATTGTTATTCTTTGGCTTACGGAAGCTCTCCCGCTGTATATTACCGGATTACTTGTCCCCGTTTTGTTAATCGTTCTTGGAATCACCTCTGCACAAAAAGCGTTTTCCCCATTTGCAGATCCCATCATGTTTTTATTTATCGGCGCATTTATTTTGGCAAAAGCGATACAACTTCATGGATTGGACAAACGATTTGCTTACACCGTATTAACAATGAAATTGGTCAATGGTAATCCAAGCCGGATCATGTTTGCTTATGGTGCAGTGTGTTGTACCATTTCCATGTGGATTTCCAATACTGCAACAACAGCAATGATGTTTCCAATCGGATTAGCAATAATTTCCATGCTGTATTCAAAGGAAGGAAACCGAGTCCGCGAAGAGTATGCTACTGGAATGATGTTAATGTGCGCATTTGCATCTTCCGTTGGGGGACTTGCAACACCGGTGGGTACACCGACAAATCTTATTGGCATCGGCTTCATTGAAAGACAATTAGGTCGTCACATCGCTTTTTTTGAATGGGTGGCATTTGCCATGCCGATTGTCATTGTCATGTATCTCGCTCTTTTCTTGTATCTCAATTATTTTTGCGGAGTTGGAAAAACACACATTGAAGGACTCCATGATTTGCTCGAACAAGAACAAAAAAAACTCGGCGCACTTTCTGTTGCAGAACGTAATACACTCATCGCATTCGGTGTTACCGTACTATTGTGGATACTCCCGGGTATATTTGCGCTGACAATTGGCGATACACATCCTGTAACAGTAGCATATTCAAAACAGCTTCCCGAGAGTGTCGTTGCACTGATCGGTGCT
Proteins encoded in this window:
- a CDS encoding DASS family sodium-coupled anion symporter: MIKEKISLIEERFEILRRRSGLIIAPIIFLIIYFLPISILNEQTHSLAALVSLIVILWLTEALPLYITGLLVPVLLIVLGITSAQKAFSPFADPIMFLFIGAFILAKAIQLHGLDKRFAYTVLTMKLVNGNPSRIMFAYGAVCCTISMWISNTATTAMMFPIGLAIISMLYSKEGNRVREEYATGMMLMCAFASSVGGLATPVGTPTNLIGIGFIERQLGRHIAFFEWVAFAMPIVIVMYLALFLYLNYFCGVGKTHIEGLHDLLEQEQKKLGALSVAERNTLIAFGVTVLLWILPGIFALTIGDTHPVTVAYSKQLPESVVALIGAVLLFFLPAQSKNEGKKKYVMNISHAVQIDWGVLALYGGGITLGQMVFETKLAEIIGSQLAGFIPTDGIGLLAITSALATVTSELTSNVSSANMIVPLVIVLAQHSAFQAAIAATMAASLGFMLPISTPTNAIVYSSGYVPLGKMIRYGLLLDLVGFVIIVAGISLLI